In Chryseobacterium gleum, a single genomic region encodes these proteins:
- a CDS encoding nuclear transport factor 2 family protein: MKKLLLLLLVSFNFCFAQTKDETEIRKVMDDFMGCIKSRDEARYLSLFQEPVLWTGIYKDRTQAKRLEKNPKAAYYFADDYKAFIKSFKDDKSEEKFDNIKIIEDGSIASANFDYSFWYDGKMENWGKEIWTLMKINGAWKITSVTFSMDLTKYFPQPSLNERTKK; the protein is encoded by the coding sequence ATGAAAAAATTATTGCTGCTGCTTTTAGTAAGCTTTAATTTCTGTTTCGCCCAAACTAAAGATGAAACAGAGATCCGTAAAGTAATGGACGATTTTATGGGATGCATTAAGTCCCGTGATGAAGCCAGATATCTTTCTTTGTTTCAGGAACCTGTACTCTGGACCGGGATTTATAAAGACAGAACACAGGCAAAACGTCTTGAGAAAAATCCTAAGGCGGCTTACTACTTTGCCGATGATTATAAAGCTTTTATCAAAAGCTTTAAAGATGATAAATCTGAAGAAAAATTCGACAATATTAAGATCATAGAAGATGGGTCAATTGCCTCTGCCAATTTTGATTACAGCTTCTGGTACGACGGTAAAATGGAAAACTGGGGAAAAGAGATCTGGACACTGATGAAAATCAATGGAGCTTGGAAAATTACCTCTGTTACATTCTCCATGGATCTTACAAAATATTTCCCACAACCCTCATTAAACGAAAGAACTAAAAAATAA
- a CDS encoding low molecular weight protein-tyrosine-phosphatase, with product MKILMVCLGNICRSPLAEGIMKTKVPDNFVVDSAGTISLHEGEHPDKRAVKTAANHNIDISKQKSRPITRRDFETFDKIYCMDIDVFEDVVSKTKNEEERKKVALFLEVLGDHENAEVPDPYWGDMKDFENVFQLLDKGCDAIKNQILK from the coding sequence ATGAAAATATTAATGGTTTGTCTGGGAAATATATGCAGAAGTCCGCTGGCAGAAGGAATTATGAAAACAAAAGTACCGGACAACTTTGTGGTAGACTCAGCAGGAACCATTTCATTGCACGAAGGAGAACATCCGGATAAAAGAGCCGTTAAAACTGCTGCCAACCATAATATTGATATCTCAAAACAGAAATCAAGACCTATCACCCGAAGAGATTTTGAAACATTTGATAAAATCTACTGCATGGATATTGATGTATTCGAGGACGTGGTTTCTAAAACCAAAAACGAAGAAGAACGCAAGAAAGTAGCGTTATTTTTAGAAGTATTGGGAGATCATGAAAATGCTGAGGTTCCGGATCCGTATTGGGGAGATATGAAAGATTTTGAGAATGTCTTCCAGCTTCTGGATAAGGGATGTGATGCCATTAAAAACCAAATACTAAAATAA